The DNA segment TGGCTCAAAAactttttttaacatttttttatgacATAGACTATCTTTCGGTGCGCACCTCGTAAACTTCGAAGCTCATGGAGTAGCTTATAAACAATGCTAGTTAGGTAAACCGCAATATACAAGACCAGTGTAATGGAAATAGATCCCACTATTGACCTCCCAAGATTATTGACCAAGCGCTCACGGCTCACCTCCTCCACCAAATCGAAAACTATTTGAAGACGGCTGAGAAACtcattattattgaataaagcTTGCGTCGAGTAATGTACAGGAACGACAAAGCGACTACTCGCATTTTCTAAACCATAAAACATCCCAGACTACATATTTTGATCCTCTTCTACACAGCCAATTGTCGTCACAATACCAAGAAAATAATTGAATGCCCCGAAAAAGAATCTGGAATACTCCAAAAGTAAACAGAGTGCGAGGAGAAATTAATTACCTTTCCATAGTTGGCAAAATTTGTTTTGAGAAAGTACTCAACAATTGCAGGATCAGAAGTGTAAATTTCAATATTATCCAGATAAACGATTCTGAAAGTCATGTTCTTGCGGGTCAACTCAGTGAGGTAGTCATAAATGTTGTTGAAATTAAACAGCAGATGCAAAATCGTGCCTCCGAATGGATGATACTTTCTCTTATCGTTTCTTGAAAATCTGAAGATAACCCATATCAGAAACACCCCAAAAATTGCAGAAAAAGTTGGGAGAAACATAGGATTCATGTAAGAACTTCGTGCTCCTGAGCATGTATGAACAAAAATTCTCACAACTTTTCCTACTATAACTGACTGAAACTCTGTGTCTGAAATGAAAGGGCGGAAGATGGAGAATGCCGTGTGGGCCTTTGACCGAATAATTTCACAAGTAATCAAGAAATTTGTTGACTCGCCACTCACCAAGTCTACGGACCTCAATTTCCTTGTTCCTTTTCGCCTTTCCACCAAGTGTTCATAGAGACCCACTATTTCcctggaaaaaaagaaaaagaaaaaaggatgCAAATTACAATAACAAGAATGATATATGTATTAATAGAATGATGTTgttaatatttatttcattaataaaattattatattttataagttctaaaataaatttaagattaaatgcgtaaattttcaagttctaaaaacacataaaaattttaatattacaaATAGTTTCCAAACTATCTACAAAATTCTATTGTAATGTAAATAAGTTCATTATCAATTactgtataatatttttaaataaaatattcttgatttttttttcaatatttatatattatcataaaatcatatgaaCCTCTTTTATaattgttgaaatttaaatttggaTATTTATCAAGCATTAAGCATATTTAACTTTAAACGAGATTGCCAATGAGGTCTCGATCCAATAGTGAAGGTTGAGATCCTGAGACTTATTGGTATCAAGTTCTAGTCATGCTGATTGAAGGtagttttcttaatttatttagGTAGATTCTTAGTTGtttctttgtatttattttgctcAAGATAAGCAAGTCTCTGATCAATGCTTAAGTCCCGTCAATAATGCAGACAGTTACATTATATCTTTGTAGTTTAGAATAATATCATACTTgtattccaaaaaaaattttaaacgaGATTAAATTTCGTTTAAGCAAGTGTTTAGAACACTGGTTTTTTTATATAACACAGCTCAAGAgaacttaaatatatataataagaattCGATATTAGATATTATTAAGCTATTAAGATGAGATTTTTACAAAGCTTATAAGCTctgaaaattttattgtaatttttttaaaaaacaatttataaactatttttaaaaaaaaaaaaaaagtgggcgAGATCCACATTTATTTTTAAGATCTTATTTGAATGTCTTTGAAATACCAAATTATCCTCTTATATTTTATAACATCTCAAATATATTCTcctataacataatataaaaatggaaaaattgtttttcagtCCGTTATGTTTGTCATTTTGCGATTTTAGTCGTCTGTATAGTCAATTTAAAGTCTTAGTTATGTTTATTTACTTAGGTATGAAACTTAGTTTTCATTTCTTCAAAGAAGATGTTTAAAGTTGAATGAATTGTTTATTCAGATATAAGGAAATACTAGTATTTTCATACAGAGATGTGGCCATCGAATGGTGGATCGATCTCTATTGGGTGTTATTTAGAACTTAGGGTTCGAGCAATGTTCATTTGGGAAAGGATAAGAAGCAGGCAGGCTGCTTTTGAATCCCTTGAATGGTtgcttgatttttattttatatgttaatttaattttttcatttattgtttTAGAGTATTTGATGATTTGTTATAtaggaatttataaaatattggcTGGAATAATTTTGTGTCATGTAGAAAAATTTTCCCACCGCTTTGAAAGATCCTAGATTTTTATGTCACATAAACAAATTTCACGAAAACtcgtgtgagatggtctcacgagtcaattttgtgaaatggatattctatatgggtcactcatgaaaaagtattaatttttatgtcaaatatattaattttacgGTAAATATGGACGTGATTCATCCGTCTTACGAATTATCCGTaagaccgtcttatgaaagacctactcaaCAAATTTTGAAGCCAAATCATCATATTCCTGCAAGTCTGAATTTTTCCAGCCAAAATGGGACCAAAATTGctaaaagaaattaaacatataagATTATGACTGCAAATTAATTATATAGCGAACTAACACAAGAGAGAAAACGtaacaaacttaaaaaaaattgcaattttccttatataaattgattaatagccaaatattattgttattattataattattattattttaaaaatatttattattattattttaaaaaatatttaatattattattttcaatattctattattttcaatataaattatattctaattaaaataattatgattactgctaataatatttatattttaacaacaataataattcaTTATCAAAAGTAGAAGATTATTAGCATTATATTATTGTAGCCCCTTTATCGGGGACACCTACCTTTAATGAGcgcattcataattttaaaaacataattaacatgaTCAAGATATGAAGTGCAATGTCGATGCAGCCTTGTTTAAAGAACAACGAGCAGTGGGATTTGGAACTGTGGTAAGAGACTCAACGGGAAATTTCATGGTGAGCAAAACCTGTGTGACACGTGGATTGTTTGAAGTTAAAGAGGCCGAAGCACTCGCTCTTCTTGATGCTATTCATTGGACATCCTCTTTGGAACTCCAGGATGTTATTTTTGAAACGGACTCAGAGACGGTGATCAAGGCAATAAGAACAAAGAATGTAGACTACACAGAGTTTGGATCGATCATCTCCGTATGCTACCAAATTCTAGAAGCTCATCCTTCTTTCAAAGTCCAACATGCTAGAAGACAAGCAAATATGGTGACTCACACATTGGCACACACGACAATATCTTTTGCTAATCTTTTTATTACGTATCATCCTCCAGATATTATTTGTAAGTCAATCAACCACGATTGTGGGAACAATGACTGATTAATggttattttcattttaaaaaaaaacatataaaccaATCATCTGGCGCCTAGCCACTGCTTTGTCTGCCTAGCCTGTCTAATATGAAACATGTCTCGTGAGAATAGGGTTCAAGATAAGAGCAAGGACGTGATCGACCAAATCTCCCGATACATAAGAAAGagtataaatatgaatatgtatgAATCTTGAACTGGTTTATCCACTAGAACCTCTTGTTCAGTGTAGATATATCTAAGTTTGAAACACGTTGATTTGTAGATTCAATAGGTGTCTCTCACACTAGATAAGATCTCGACCTGAAATTTCATGGATCACTGTAGCATATTGGTTTGTAGAGTCTGTGAGTGGATCATGTACCTGATCGTCCAAGAAAAAAGGCTCGGAAGCCCAACTAGATCAAAGTTATCCCAAAGGGTAACATACTCAACGTGACATGCAATGCAACATATACATCATGACAATATAAACATGTATCATATGGAAATTAAATATACAACACATAAGAATGAATATAGAGCTGGTCATCTGAGTATATACTTACGTTGTTTGTCATTGTGACGACAAAAATGAAGTCTTTAATATAGTAAATGGTAGTGGAGTATTGGTGATGAGTCAATGGCCGAAAGTGGATGTGACTAATACTTCGACCATTTACTTGGAAATTTTGTTACCATACAATTATGCCTAAAAGATTACTTGGGAAATTTGTTTCCAAACAATTATGTCACTAAGACTTGGACCATTTACTTGGAATTCAAAGGGTGCATGTAGTCGTAAAGtctaaaaatgataatttaCTTCATCAGTTCTATAACCAAAGttgattattatatattacttCATCATTCGTAATAGTTGAAAAAATAAGTGTGACACCATGATTCTACCAATGTGTATGAcaacttttgaattttttttaactatagCACAAGAAAAAATCATATGAGAGTCCGAGACACAATCCATTTGAGTTGGTCTGGTTAATGCTAAGATGATGTTTCACTTAGCTTATAAGTTATTTTATAGCTTATAAACTCTCataattttgacaaaaaaatattcactttgtctttaattgaatttaaaataaagttatattctattttttattgtgatataTATTACTACTTACATTAACTCATAGtattatatcatttttggtaattttgacaataaaaaatcTCGTACACATTAAcattttaacttttttaaaataagttcaTCAATTCGAGGGGACACTTGTGTTTGATTTGCCATTGGAATGAAACAGAATGGGAATGACACTATTTCTATGTAATGGGTATAGTTATTCCATCAAGTTTAATTGAGCTAGTTATTCCTACTATCCCAATTTTTccatttttacaaataataatcattttttaatttgaagaaTATATGGTGCaagatttgaaaaaaattattttttatgataaaattatcTGTATATTGGAGTTCTCATTCATTTTGAAATTTGACGAAAATGACTATGTTTGGTTAAGGGAGGCCAAGTGATCGTTCAAATATATCATTCAAAAAAGTACATTGCGTTTAAACATTTAGACATTTTTTCCATCCTAGATATATGTGGACCCTATAACACCTATATGACAGACTTGAGgatatttattcgtgagacgagtcaactctctcatatttaaaataaaaaacaatactttggcataaaaatgaatattttttcatggacgactcaaatataatatttctctcacaaaattgattcgtgtctattattattattattattaacatcGTAATAATTAATGTCTAGACTATAACGAGTTTGAAACTATATAACAAGTATTTTTGGACacgaatataattttaaatatcatttttaacaGTGTTATGAGagaaaaatcaatatattaacAAAATACTTACCTTAAAATATAATTCTTTTCGACTGGATCACAAATACAATCTGAATTTCGACCAAGGATTTTACAGGATTTGGATTGGAAAATCTATTTTCTCAATTTTCCTCTCCCCTCTCACAAATGTCGAGAAGAAAAAGGGATTCCCACAACGTGGATTTTACGATACTTTTTTCTACACCTCagataatttatataattaattagctTTGGGTTATTACAATATAAAGTTTAACATATAATCTTACAGagagaaaataattaattaaattttgagttttttttttaccccAACTCATCAAAATTGGGCCTTGATGTAATagatttgtgttttttttttttgtttttagctCTATCTCGTCGGAGTATCGACTTAAATCAAACATATCCAGTTTCAtatcaactatatatatatttgataatatattaGTAATTTCTTTCAGGCCCTCCtctgttagttgtcccacatcggatGGATAAAATACCTGTGACTTGCatatatgggcttggacaatcctccccccttgagctagcttttggggttgagttaggtcctagttccaatcttaatatggtatcagagccaggttccaccgttatgtgttgtaccatccgttctgc comes from the Primulina huaijiensis isolate GDHJ02 chromosome 8, ASM1229523v2, whole genome shotgun sequence genome and includes:
- the LOC140982928 gene encoding uncharacterized protein, yielding MKCNVDAALFKEQRAVGFGTVVRDSTGNFMVSKTCVTRGLFEVKEAEALALLDAIHWTSSLELQDVIFETDSETVIKAIRTKNVDYTEFGSIISVCYQILEAHPSFKVQHARRQANMVTHTLAHTTISFANLFITYHPPDIICKSINHDCGNND